From a single Anaerolineales bacterium genomic region:
- a CDS encoding lamin tail domain-containing protein — translation MERKTGDPDGPSSWVSNDGITRNGLDASGNPINGTPKQPNSSIIPTPTPTITNTPTETGTPTNTPTVTQTRTSTPSSTATPVTGPLSVLINEVAWSGTSSTRTNDEWIELHNTLSSSLNLDGWKITMDRGDGEIDFIIFNGDDEIPAGGFFLLGRALNIFNNVIVDKAFSTALPNDGVVILRLYNAQGTFIDSANLGRQSGWYAGTAATTYASMERRGKILDGANAWFTFGGTPFAINRDTALVRGSPKQANWAVNVTPTATPFRTPTRTPTPSRVPTLVVIPRLVINEILARPGFDWNQDGKVDVFDEFIEIKNLGPVTEDLSGWQLDAVNAEAAFVLPSVSLRPGERVVFYGSQTNLLLSDGGETVRLINPGRTIIDAYTYSFAGTPDRSFCRMPDREFFGSWFEDCIPTPNLVNTREGTVPSMPGGGYESLVCELPDTIPSDFLTAECRSYGTNIWNPYYWDRYGWLGWRMLQSNTSKWESYFE, via the coding sequence ATGGAGCGAAAAACGGGCGATCCAGATGGTCCATCATCTTGGGTTTCAAATGATGGAATTACAAGAAATGGACTAGATGCGAGTGGAAATCCAATAAACGGTACTCCAAAACAGCCGAATTCTTCTATCATTCCGACACCTACGCCCACAATTACCAACACTCCAACCGAAACGGGAACACCAACCAATACTCCCACCGTCACGCAAACCCGCACATCCACGCCGAGCAGCACCGCTACCCCGGTCACGGGACCGTTGTCTGTTCTCATCAACGAAGTTGCCTGGTCTGGTACATCATCCACGCGTACGAATGATGAGTGGATCGAACTGCACAACACTCTATCCAGTTCACTAAACTTGGATGGCTGGAAAATAACAATGGATAGAGGTGATGGAGAGATAGATTTTATAATCTTCAACGGTGATGATGAGATCCCCGCTGGCGGGTTCTTTTTGCTGGGACGTGCGCTAAACATTTTTAATAACGTGATAGTGGACAAGGCATTTTCAACAGCGCTCCCGAACGATGGTGTTGTCATTCTGCGCTTGTACAACGCACAAGGAACCTTCATCGACTCTGCCAACCTTGGCAGGCAATCTGGATGGTATGCCGGCACTGCTGCAACGACGTACGCCAGTATGGAACGGCGCGGAAAAATTTTGGACGGGGCAAATGCCTGGTTCACGTTTGGCGGCACACCCTTTGCCATTAATCGTGATACTGCTCTGGTGCGCGGCTCCCCGAAACAGGCAAATTGGGCGGTCAACGTCACACCAACTGCCACGCCATTCCGCACCCCTACGCGTACGCCCACACCATCCCGAGTGCCGACCCTTGTTGTTATCCCGCGCCTCGTCATCAACGAGATCCTTGCGCGCCCCGGCTTTGATTGGAATCAAGATGGCAAGGTGGATGTTTTCGATGAATTCATCGAGATCAAGAATCTTGGTCCCGTCACTGAAGACCTGAGCGGCTGGCAGTTGGATGCCGTGAATGCCGAGGCAGCCTTTGTCCTGCCGTCGGTTTCACTAAGACCGGGCGAACGGGTGGTCTTTTACGGTTCGCAAACCAACCTGCTGCTCAGCGACGGCGGCGAGACCGTCCGCTTGATCAACCCCGGCAGGACCATCATCGACGCCTATACCTATTCATTTGCAGGAACTCCCGACCGCTCCTTCTGCCGCATGCCCGATCGGGAATTCTTTGGATCGTGGTTCGAAGACTGCATTCCCACCCCAAATCTGGTTAATACACGTGAAGGTACGGTCCCATCCATGCCGGGCGGCGGTTATGAATCTCTTGTTTGCGAACTGCCCGACACTATTCCGTCTGATTTTCTCACGGCGGAATGCCGTAGTTATGGCACGAACATTTGGAATCCCTATTATTGGGACCGGTACGGCTGGCTGGGTTGGAGGATGCTCCAATCCAATACCAGCAAATGGGAATCGTATTTTGAATAG
- a CDS encoding stage V sporulation protein S, translating to MDMIKVSANSRTSAVAGAIAGVIREHKRAEVQAIGAGAVNQAVKALVLASSYLKNDGIEVFCVPEFVDVEIEEKVRTAIKLVVEVRVPTT from the coding sequence ATGGATATGATCAAAGTTTCAGCCAACTCCCGTACCTCTGCAGTTGCCGGGGCGATCGCGGGCGTGATCCGCGAGCACAAGCGGGCAGAAGTGCAAGCCATTGGAGCGGGCGCCGTCAATCAGGCGGTAAAGGCATTGGTGCTTGCCTCCAGTTATCTCAAGAACGACGGGATCGAGGTGTTCTGCGTCCCCGAGTTCGTGGATGTGGAGATCGAAGAGAAGGTGCGCACGGCGATCAAGTTGGTGGTCGAGGTGCGGGTGCCAACTACATAA
- a CDS encoding lysylphosphatidylglycerol synthase transmembrane domain-containing protein: MKKLFFFVVLFLGVIVVALSLSELETILETLERAKLRFFTLALLIQMLWFITNGRMYQSIFHLLGIHESVLTLSRIATAANFINIVAPTAGAGGVALFAAEARRRGHPTGKATVVAALFLLLDQAAFLVILALGLIVLFRRNDLEVGEISASLFLFLIAVCYAFVLYLGYRSAERLGNLLAKLARAINRFVKWFRKEEYLSEARARHFAVEISEGFSGLTEKPSSLFRPILWGIFNKGLLMLILVCSFLSFGVPFSSGTIVAGFAMAYLFLIVSPTPSGIGIVEGLMPLALASLNVRWGQAVVITLIYRAVTFWVPFIVGAWAFRTLHAGERLPRVESDKP; encoded by the coding sequence ATGAAAAAACTCTTCTTCTTTGTTGTGTTATTCCTCGGCGTGATCGTAGTGGCGCTCAGTTTGAGCGAGTTGGAAACGATCCTCGAAACGCTTGAAAGGGCAAAACTTCGCTTCTTCACTCTTGCACTGTTGATCCAAATGCTCTGGTTCATCACCAACGGGCGAATGTACCAGAGCATTTTCCACCTGCTCGGCATCCACGAGAGTGTTCTGACGCTCAGCCGCATTGCCACAGCGGCGAATTTCATCAATATTGTAGCGCCAACTGCCGGCGCGGGCGGAGTCGCACTGTTCGCTGCCGAGGCACGCCGCCGCGGACATCCCACTGGCAAAGCCACCGTCGTTGCCGCGCTTTTCCTCCTGCTCGATCAGGCGGCATTCCTCGTCATTCTTGCCTTGGGGCTCATCGTCCTATTTCGCCGCAATGACCTCGAAGTCGGGGAAATTTCTGCATCACTTTTCTTATTTCTCATTGCAGTTTGTTACGCGTTCGTGCTGTATCTGGGATACCGTTCCGCAGAACGGCTTGGGAACCTGCTGGCAAAACTTGCGCGCGCCATTAATCGCTTTGTGAAATGGTTTCGCAAGGAAGAATATCTCAGCGAAGCGCGCGCGCGCCATTTTGCGGTTGAAATTTCCGAGGGCTTTTCCGGGCTCACCGAAAAACCGTCCAGCCTGTTTCGTCCCATTTTGTGGGGGATCTTCAACAAGGGCTTGTTGATGCTGATCTTGGTTTGTTCTTTCCTGTCTTTTGGTGTTCCATTTTCATCCGGCACCATCGTTGCAGGATTTGCGATGGCATATCTCTTTCTAATCGTATCACCGACTCCTTCCGGCATTGGCATTGTCGAAGGGTTGATGCCTCTTGCGCTTGCATCCCTCAATGTGCGTTGGGGGCAGGCGGTTGTGATCACGCTCATCTATCGCGCCGTAACCTTCTGGGTCCCATTCATTGTCGGAGCCTGGGCATTCCGGACACTTCATGCGGGCGAACGCCTGCCGCGAGTTGAAAGTGATAAGCCGTGA
- a CDS encoding DEAD/DEAH box helicase has protein sequence MNILQTLLDFWKQDADTAPNISAWRTTPPRAAQTHPFPDDLPAPLREALSTRGIDSLYSHQLSAWTHIRAGRNIILATGTASGKTLAYNLPVLAEMLHAPEARALYLFPTKALAQDQLSTLQAFQSSAVPLQSSIYDGDTPQTHRPTIRRSARIVLSNPDMLHTGILPHHANWSDFFSNLKFIVIDEAHTYRGVFGSHVANVLRRVKRVAQFYGSTPQFILASATIGNPRELAERLIEEPVELVDNDGSARGERHFIMYNPPVTEPALGLRKSSLLESVRLANDLFSRNIQTVVFARTRRTVEMLLMYLQEGRKEERRKNEKGDLFPRPSFIRGYRSGYLPNQRREIEQGLRDGSVKTVVATNALELGIDVGGLGAAILVGYPGTIASARQQAGRAGRGDEPAVAVLVASPNPLDQFLAHHPEYFFGRSPEQALINPNHLLILLEHLRCAMFELPFQKGEGFGGISDELLDEYLDFLVSNSEAHFSNEKYYWMQDQYPAANISLRSASPQRFILQSVTEDGKPLTIGTVDGESAPWMIHPGAVYMHEAQQYFVQELDLENHVSQLIPVSLDYYTEAQQQSEIQVLSVSEHIALSPVGKKWGEACYKGYGEIQVTTQVVGFRKMRWFTNETLGQEPLDLPPSELQTTGYWLTISEATLSHLRDTGAWSNDPNDYGPGWRKIREAVRARDKFTCQVCGAVESTREHDVHHKIPFRAFTSKEEANRLENLTTLCNSCHRKVEQNVKIRSGLAGLGFVLGNLAPLFLMCDTGDLGVYTDPAWAMVNGLPSIVLYDLVPAGIGFSQRLFEIHDELIVRAHELVSQCECEDGCPSCVGPGGENGYGGKPEALAILKELL, from the coding sequence GTGAATATCCTGCAAACTCTTTTGGATTTTTGGAAACAAGACGCGGACACCGCGCCGAACATCTCCGCCTGGCGGACAACGCCTCCCCGCGCCGCGCAGACGCATCCTTTCCCTGACGATCTGCCTGCTCCGCTTCGGGAAGCCTTATCCACCCGCGGCATTGACTCGTTGTACTCCCATCAACTCTCCGCATGGACTCACATCCGCGCCGGCAGGAATATTATTCTCGCCACCGGTACTGCCAGCGGAAAGACACTCGCCTACAACCTGCCCGTGCTTGCAGAGATGCTCCATGCCCCCGAAGCCCGCGCCCTGTATCTCTTTCCCACCAAAGCCCTTGCCCAAGATCAGCTTTCCACACTTCAGGCATTTCAATCGTCAGCAGTGCCTCTGCAATCATCAATTTATGATGGCGATACCCCTCAAACTCATCGCCCAACCATCCGCAGAAGTGCGCGCATTGTTTTGTCCAATCCCGATATGCTTCACACCGGCATCCTTCCACATCACGCCAACTGGAGCGACTTTTTCTCCAACCTGAAATTCATCGTCATTGACGAGGCGCACACCTACCGCGGAGTCTTCGGTTCCCACGTTGCCAACGTCCTGCGCAGAGTGAAGCGGGTTGCTCAATTTTACGGCTCGACGCCGCAGTTCATCCTTGCATCTGCCACCATTGGCAATCCGCGCGAACTGGCGGAACGGCTCATCGAAGAGCCGGTCGAGCTGGTCGATAATGACGGTTCGGCGCGCGGCGAACGACACTTCATCATGTATAACCCGCCGGTCACGGAACCTGCGCTCGGTTTGCGGAAAAGCAGTCTGCTTGAAAGCGTGCGGCTGGCAAATGACCTATTTTCGCGCAATATCCAAACCGTTGTCTTTGCGCGGACGCGAAGAACGGTGGAAATGTTGTTGATGTATTTGCAGGAGGGCAGGAAAGAAGAAAGAAGAAAAAATGAAAAAGGCGATCTCTTTCCTCGTCCATCTTTCATTCGAGGCTACCGCTCCGGCTATCTTCCTAATCAGCGCCGCGAGATCGAGCAGGGACTGCGCGACGGCTCTGTCAAAACTGTGGTAGCGACCAACGCGCTCGAACTCGGCATTGATGTCGGCGGACTTGGCGCGGCGATCCTTGTCGGATATCCCGGCACAATTGCGAGCGCACGTCAGCAGGCGGGGAGGGCAGGCAGGGGTGACGAACCAGCTGTCGCTGTGTTGGTGGCGTCTCCCAATCCGCTCGATCAGTTTTTGGCGCACCATCCGGAATATTTTTTTGGCAGATCGCCGGAACAGGCGCTGATTAATCCGAACCATTTGCTGATCCTGCTGGAGCATTTACGCTGTGCCATGTTCGAACTGCCCTTTCAAAAGGGGGAAGGCTTCGGCGGTATTTCGGATGAATTGCTCGATGAGTATTTGGATTTTCTTGTCTCCAACAGCGAAGCGCATTTCTCGAATGAAAAATATTATTGGATGCAGGACCAGTATCCCGCCGCGAACATTTCCCTGCGTTCCGCATCGCCGCAGCGTTTTATCTTGCAAAGCGTCACTGAAGATGGCAAGCCGCTGACGATCGGCACAGTGGACGGCGAATCCGCTCCATGGATGATTCATCCCGGCGCGGTTTACATGCACGAGGCACAACAGTATTTTGTGCAGGAACTCGATCTGGAAAACCACGTTTCGCAATTGATCCCCGTCAGTTTGGATTATTACACCGAAGCCCAACAGCAGTCGGAGATCCAAGTGCTTTCTGTGAGCGAACATATTGCGTTATCGCCTGTCGGCAAAAAGTGGGGCGAGGCTTGCTACAAGGGATATGGCGAAATTCAGGTCACCACGCAGGTGGTTGGATTCCGCAAGATGCGCTGGTTTACCAACGAGACATTGGGGCAGGAACCGTTGGACCTGCCTCCCTCCGAGTTGCAGACGACCGGTTACTGGCTGACCATCTCTGAAGCGACTCTTTCGCATCTGCGCGACACTGGAGCCTGGTCCAACGACCCGAACGACTACGGACCCGGTTGGAGGAAGATTCGCGAAGCCGTCCGTGCGCGGGACAAATTCACCTGTCAGGTGTGCGGCGCGGTGGAATCCACACGTGAACATGATGTGCATCACAAGATCCCGTTCCGCGCGTTCACATCAAAGGAAGAAGCGAACCGGCTGGAAAATCTCACCACGCTGTGCAATAGTTGTCATCGCAAAGTGGAGCAGAATGTGAAGATCCGCAGCGGATTGGCGGGTTTGGGATTTGTGCTTGGCAACCTCGCACCGTTGTTCCTGATGTGCGATACCGGCGACCTTGGTGTTTACACCGACCCGGCGTGGGCGATGGTCAATGGACTGCCGTCCATCGTTCTATATGACCTTGTCCCTGCCGGGATCGGTTTCAGCCAGAGATTGTTTGAGATCCACGATGAGTTGATCGTCCGTGCTCATGAGCTGGTCAGTCAATGTGAATGTGAGGACGGTTGTCCGTCCTGCGTGGGACCGGGCGGTGAAAACGGATATGGCGGCAAGCCGGAAGCGCTCGCCATTTTGAAGGAATTGCTATGA
- a CDS encoding MFS transporter, translating into MTKDHRRDIVLLFATRIIRMFCYGSLAVVLVLYLTEAGLTATQVGLLFTLTLIGDAGISLWLTTHADGFGRKRTLLIGALLMLGAGIIFILKNNIIILTIAAVIGVISPNDKEIGPFLAVEQAGLTQLVPDRSRTKLFAWYNLGGSFSSAFGALGSGWLAQVLQSSGWTALESYRAILMGYALGGLILLVLFLGVSPAIEAAHKQTQQKKVLGLHRSRNVVFKLSALFSIDAFAGGLIVQSFMAYWFHVKFGVDTGVLGSIFFGANILAGISALLAVKLAEKIGLVNTMVFTHVPSNILLILVPLMPTLPLAIGVLLLRFSISQMDVPTRQSYTVAVVDPDERSAAAGVTAIARSVGAALSPTLTGLFFSIPVLFSAPFFFSGGLKIVYDLLLFREFRSIKPPEETK; encoded by the coding sequence ATGACGAAGGATCATCGCAGGGATATTGTTCTGCTCTTTGCCACCCGCATTATCCGCATGTTTTGTTACGGCTCGCTCGCAGTTGTTCTTGTGCTGTACCTAACCGAAGCGGGATTAACCGCAACGCAGGTCGGGTTGTTATTCACACTCACGTTGATAGGGGATGCGGGGATTTCGCTCTGGCTGACCACGCACGCCGACGGGTTTGGACGCAAACGTACTCTGCTGATCGGCGCCCTGCTCATGCTTGGCGCAGGGATCATTTTCATCCTGAAGAACAACATCATCATCCTTACGATTGCCGCCGTTATTGGCGTGATCAGCCCGAATGATAAGGAGATCGGTCCCTTCCTTGCCGTCGAGCAGGCGGGGTTGACACAACTTGTCCCCGACCGCTCGCGCACGAAACTCTTTGCATGGTACAACCTGGGCGGTTCGTTCTCGTCCGCGTTTGGCGCGCTGGGGAGTGGATGGCTGGCGCAGGTCTTGCAATCCAGTGGCTGGACGGCGCTCGAATCATATCGTGCCATTCTGATGGGATATGCGCTCGGCGGTCTCATTCTGCTCGTCCTGTTTTTAGGCGTCTCGCCTGCCATCGAAGCCGCTCACAAACAAACACAGCAAAAGAAGGTGCTGGGCTTGCATCGCTCGCGGAATGTCGTTTTCAAACTGAGCGCGCTTTTTTCCATCGATGCTTTTGCAGGCGGATTGATCGTGCAAAGTTTCATGGCGTACTGGTTCCACGTCAAATTCGGCGTGGATACGGGAGTCCTTGGCAGTATTTTCTTCGGTGCAAATATCCTCGCGGGAATTTCGGCGTTGCTGGCTGTCAAACTTGCTGAAAAGATCGGGCTGGTCAATACGATGGTCTTCACCCATGTCCCGTCCAATATTTTGTTGATTCTCGTCCCGTTGATGCCGACGCTTCCGCTTGCCATCGGAGTCCTGCTCCTGCGCTTTAGCATCTCCCAGATGGATGTCCCGACGCGTCAATCCTACACGGTGGCTGTTGTTGATCCCGACGAACGTTCCGCCGCTGCAGGTGTGACTGCCATCGCCCGTTCTGTTGGCGCAGCCCTCTCCCCAACGTTGACGGGTTTATTTTTCAGCATCCCGGTTTTGTTCAGCGCGCCCTTTTTCTTTTCCGGAGGGCTGAAAATCGTTTATGATCTATTGTTGTTCCGCGAATTCCGTTCGATCAAACCACCCGAGGAAACCAAATAA
- a CDS encoding cupin domain-containing protein has translation MSTAPKSQVLKLAEMVNYQEGSVVSRQITKADAGNVTLFAFDIEQGLSEHTAPFDALVHIVEGEADVTISGQPYRLTAGDAIIMPANEPHALKAVQKFKMLLTMIRA, from the coding sequence ATGTCCACTGCGCCAAAATCACAAGTATTGAAACTCGCTGAAATGGTCAATTATCAGGAAGGATCGGTCGTCAGCCGCCAGATCACCAAGGCGGATGCGGGGAATGTTACATTATTTGCTTTCGACATCGAACAGGGTTTGAGTGAACATACCGCGCCCTTCGATGCTTTGGTTCACATTGTTGAAGGCGAAGCAGATGTGACCATCTCCGGTCAGCCGTATCGATTGACCGCGGGTGATGCCATCATCATGCCCGCCAATGAACCCCATGCCTTGAAAGCGGTCCAGAAGTTCAAAATGCTGTTGACGATGATCCGCGCTTAA
- the surE gene encoding 5'/3'-nucleotidase SurE, which produces MKKNKPHILLTNDDGIRSPGLWAAASELSKIGYVTVAAPRDQSTAMGRSLPSTSDGIIRKEQVQVNGQEWSVYAIGGSPAQAVLHGILEIVPHKPDLIVSGINYGENVGLGITISGTVGAAMEAASLGYPALAVSQETDAHHHLSYSDEIDFRPAGYFTAYFAKLILEKKFFAGVDLLKVEVPRHATPETEWEMARLSRHRYYEPVPAERESWDVPGSIRYRHDNTIDQEPEDTDVYVLRKKKMVAVTPINLDMTARVDLHELEKHFRK; this is translated from the coding sequence ATGAAAAAGAACAAACCCCATATCCTTCTTACCAACGATGACGGCATCCGCTCGCCCGGCTTATGGGCGGCGGCAAGCGAACTCTCGAAGATCGGCTACGTCACCGTTGCCGCGCCGCGCGACCAATCCACAGCTATGGGGCGCAGCCTGCCCAGCACGTCAGATGGGATCATTCGCAAGGAACAGGTGCAGGTCAACGGTCAGGAATGGAGCGTGTATGCCATCGGGGGCTCCCCCGCCCAAGCCGTCCTGCACGGTATTTTGGAGATCGTCCCGCACAAGCCGGATCTGATCGTCTCGGGCATCAACTACGGTGAAAATGTCGGGCTGGGCATCACCATCTCCGGCACGGTCGGCGCGGCAATGGAAGCAGCCTCGCTCGGCTACCCCGCGCTGGCGGTCTCACAGGAAACCGACGCGCATCATCACCTCAGTTACTCCGATGAGATTGATTTCAGACCAGCGGGATACTTCACCGCCTATTTCGCAAAATTGATCCTGGAAAAAAAATTCTTCGCCGGGGTCGATCTATTGAAAGTGGAAGTGCCGCGTCATGCCACGCCGGAAACTGAGTGGGAAATGGCGAGGCTTTCCCGCCACCGATACTATGAACCGGTCCCCGCTGAAAGAGAATCCTGGGATGTGCCCGGCTCCATTAGATACCGCCACGACAACACGATCGATCAGGAACCCGAAGATACAGACGTGTATGTTCTGCGCAAGAAAAAAATGGTCGCGGTCACACCCATCAATTTGGACATGACCGCTCGCGTGGATCTACACGAACTCGAAAAACATTTTCGAAAATAA
- a CDS encoding c-type cytochrome, translating into MNDETKKQINERYERQLDKGERFWPDTIFKDLIMSLGVFVLLILLATFVGIPAEAKADPSDTSYLPRPEWYFLFLFKFLALYGQLPLIGKIEWLATVVVPGIALGVLTLLPFIEKSPRRHYSKRMLPISIMTIMVVGIVLLTITSEVPTVSEDGSNLLGILQTISGIAIPLIAYILFFVFKDNTRFMLWTTSLAALSMILFSGTALALAPEKHGEETEVATTLVDQIVAGQDLYSIHCTECHGDDGSVGIIAGVEGLEGEKITPINSRDVLYTITDSAMIEVIAYGRPSAGMPPYGKTYGGELTRSQIDYIVVFMRYSWDDRFEAPQIPELFPPLAEGEVPSYDVHIQPIAKRYCISCHRAGKENNNYLMTSYEEILTTGDHVEFNVIAGDENSYLLQTIQGHPILDENGEEIISIMPPSRLMSQNVIDVFIRWIMNGMPRTAAEAGASSTTPTP; encoded by the coding sequence ATGAACGACGAAACCAAAAAACAGATCAACGAACGCTACGAACGTCAGCTTGATAAGGGCGAGCGTTTCTGGCCCGACACCATCTTCAAAGACCTCATCATGTCGCTGGGCGTCTTCGTCCTGCTCATCCTGCTGGCAACCTTCGTCGGCATCCCCGCCGAAGCCAAAGCCGACCCCAGCGACACGTCCTATCTCCCGCGCCCGGAATGGTATTTTCTCTTCCTCTTCAAATTCCTTGCGCTGTACGGTCAATTGCCGCTCATCGGCAAGATCGAATGGCTCGCCACCGTCGTTGTTCCCGGCATTGCCCTCGGCGTGCTCACGCTTCTGCCCTTCATCGAAAAAAGCCCGCGCCGCCATTACAGCAAACGCATGCTGCCCATCTCCATCATGACCATCATGGTCGTCGGCATCGTCCTGTTAACCATCACTTCCGAAGTACCCACCGTCTCTGAAGATGGCTCAAACCTGCTTGGGATACTACAAACCATCTCCGGGATCGCCATCCCGTTGATTGCCTACATCCTGTTTTTCGTTTTCAAGGACAACACCCGCTTCATGCTCTGGACGACAAGCCTGGCTGCCCTTTCCATGATCCTTTTCTCAGGGACAGCGCTCGCACTCGCTCCTGAGAAACATGGTGAAGAAACGGAAGTTGCCACAACGCTTGTTGACCAGATCGTCGCCGGACAGGACCTGTACTCTATCCACTGCACCGAATGTCATGGCGACGATGGTTCGGTTGGGATCATCGCTGGCGTGGAAGGGCTTGAAGGCGAGAAGATCACTCCCATCAACAGCCGCGATGTGCTCTACACCATCACCGACTCCGCCATGATCGAGGTCATCGCGTACGGACGCCCCAGCGCCGGCATGCCTCCGTACGGAAAGACATACGGCGGCGAACTCACCCGCAGTCAGATCGACTACATCGTGGTCTTCATGCGCTATTCATGGGATGACCGTTTTGAAGCTCCCCAGATCCCTGAGCTCTTCCCGCCGTTGGCGGAGGGCGAAGTCCCGTCGTATGATGTCCACATCCAGCCGATTGCCAAACGTTATTGCATTTCCTGTCACCGCGCCGGCAAGGAGAACAATAACTATCTGATGACCAGCTATGAAGAAATTCTCACCACAGGCGACCACGTGGAATTCAACGTCATCGCCGGGGATGAGAACAGTTACCTCCTGCAGACCATTCAGGGACACCCGATCCTCGACGAGAATGGAGAAGAGATCATCAGCATCATGCCGCCCAGCCGTCTGATGAGCCAGAACGTGATCGATGTCTTCATCCGCTGGATCATGAACGGAATGCCGCGCACCGCCGCAGAAGCGGGAGCATCGTCTACAACACCCACACCATAG
- a CDS encoding cytochrome b N-terminal domain-containing protein produces MWKTIYAWLDERLGFDSLYTNLLDRPEPKTNWWNTLGSASLFLFIVQGLTGIFLTVYYTPSPDHAYDSITYIMEGVAFGWLIRGIHHWGATLMVLLVFIHMLRVFYTASFKYPRELTWLIGIGLFLTTLGMGFTGYLLPWNQKAYWATTVGTQIAGTVPFVGDFILKALRGGPELSALTLQRFFAAHIWIIPAILAALIGVHLYLIIKHGESHFPTKED; encoded by the coding sequence ATGTGGAAAACCATCTATGCCTGGCTTGATGAACGCCTTGGCTTCGACAGCCTCTACACCAACCTGCTCGACCGTCCCGAACCAAAGACCAATTGGTGGAACACGCTCGGCTCCGCCAGCCTGTTCCTCTTCATTGTGCAGGGACTTACGGGCATCTTCCTGACCGTCTATTACACGCCCTCGCCCGACCACGCCTACGACTCCATCACCTACATCATGGAAGGCGTCGCCTTCGGCTGGCTGATCCGCGGCATTCACCATTGGGGCGCGACTCTGATGGTCCTGCTTGTCTTTATCCACATGCTGCGTGTGTTCTACACCGCCTCCTTCAAATATCCCCGCGAACTGACCTGGCTGATCGGCATCGGCTTGTTCCTGACCACGCTCGGCATGGGCTTCACCGGCTACCTGCTCCCCTGGAATCAGAAGGCGTACTGGGCAACCACCGTCGGCACACAGATCGCAGGCACCGTCCCCTTCGTCGGGGATTTCATCCTCAAAGCCCTGCGCGGCGGACCCGAACTCAGCGCGCTCACCCTCCAGCGTTTCTTCGCTGCCCACATCTGGATCATCCCTGCCATTCTCGCCGCGCTCATTGGCGTGCATCTTTACCTCATCATCAAACACGGCGAATCGCACTTCCCAACCAAGGAAGATTAA
- a CDS encoding ubiquinol-cytochrome c reductase iron-sulfur subunit, producing the protein MSDSHELSRRDFIKVTTGIVGGLIGAVIGLPAIYYLIDPALREGGKEAWIPIGKFDDMQVGTPYSFSFTRVQVNGWERTASSFGGYAVRKSDSPDDLLILNSRCTHLACTVNWSAEANAYLCPCHDAAFDIEGAVLSGPPPHDLFVFDQHRLTEDGIIEIFFKEG; encoded by the coding sequence ATGTCTGATTCACATGAACTATCCCGCCGCGATTTCATCAAGGTGACGACGGGAATTGTTGGAGGATTGATCGGAGCAGTGATCGGTCTGCCCGCGATCTACTATTTGATCGACCCCGCCCTGCGCGAGGGCGGCAAGGAAGCGTGGATCCCCATCGGTAAATTCGATGACATGCAAGTCGGCACCCCCTACTCGTTCTCATTCACACGCGTCCAAGTCAACGGCTGGGAACGGACAGCCAGCAGTTTCGGCGGATACGCCGTCCGCAAATCGGACTCGCCCGACGACCTGCTCATCCTCAACAGCCGCTGTACGCATCTCGCCTGCACCGTCAACTGGTCGGCTGAAGCCAATGCCTATCTCTGCCCCTGCCACGATGCCGCATTCGACATCGAAGGCGCAGTATTGAGCGGACCTCCCCCGCACGATCTGTTCGTATTCGACCAACACCGCCTCACTGAGGACGGTATCATCGAAATCTTCTTCAAGGAGGGCTGA